The proteins below are encoded in one region of Apium graveolens cultivar Ventura chromosome 4, ASM990537v1, whole genome shotgun sequence:
- the LOC141721665 gene encoding TMV resistance protein N-like isoform X5, whose translation MKQEIEPVGRDNFSSFTANLPNREVADLEDRFLGVALWIVHLRLVFVSRKKHLHSSEDITSNVQPTDPSSCSSSSSSAPPKWDVFLSFYGKDTRRGFTSHLYSALDQQGILTFRDDPALDKGQEISSALLEAIKQSKIFIVVLSENYARSPWCLNELVQILKCKTTQIQVIPVFYYVDPSDVRHQKGSFREALNGHRKRHSVDMIEKWTSALSEIAALSGHRLRKEANEKESEIIQKIVGDVASRASTTVLHQEKNLFGIDSAVEEIYQLLSMESDAVRAIGICGMGGIGKTTIAKAFYNRYCNKFDISCFSVNVKQHSQGGSSLLQLLQQLLIDLLRKKDYKIPDVESGIRKLTHILHSKRALIVLDDLDCANYSELLASIGNLFPAGSKIIITTRDANLLNKLKADISEVDTYMVKTLGEIESLELFSYHAFRKSVPPESFKELSLNFVTHAGGLPLALKVLGSSLLGRTDESFWKEKLEKVKAIPENDIQKILQLSYDELEDETQKKIFLDIAFFVGKDKDEATDVFKSCDFFPGVGIQNLVDRCLVTIDEDNTLQMHNLIQDMGRELGKTTRLFLRGNAWKSLQNPEGKNNVEGLILDLTTSTNKQMSTVIFQRMHNLRLLQIIDANDITGSFENLLPKLRCIRWHYCPWKYLSSTFCPEDLVSFDMSGGKFKRLWKGPKPIKQMNYLTCLNLSKCSDLKRLPDSLGDMKALKKIDASWTAIEKLPDSITKLKGLITLKFYKCKKLRKLPQDIGNMQGLEYFDARLTAIEQLPDSFGGLVNLVELDLAYCKKLRNLPNSICKLKLLKGLYLSCCSNLEQLPEQLGKMQSLEYLSAANTAIEQLPDSIELLGKLKRLYFTDCKKLKFVPASIWNLTSVEDLSLHPGETDEISLPDSVKDMNKLWNLNLTCNVRLCLPMILCFPSLQMLTLTDDGPVLSSAIPFSLSKLFNLRSLTLNNCTSLGSSLPELPLNLRNLNIYNHTSLEQLPDLSSLGKCVHLNIKGCINLQSISLLPSHLILLIIEKCTSLRDVPDLSMLKELERLSFRGCNNLKSRSLEQSFLEVKRPFKADLPNTEVAEWFNYKSSGHTVSFLVPPNFSGLALWVVYTCKPSKQKQKWANLRAVIRNDTDGITEKYLFDVQPVVGELHGILVRGRIYLLHFVHLNLSPSICLQANSRFCGRGQRPSNR comes from the exons ATGAAGCAAGAAATTGAGCCT GTAGGACGAGACAACTTCTCTTCATTTACAGCCAATCTTCCAAACAGGGAGGTTGCAGACTTGGAAGATAGATTTTTAGGTGTTGCGCTCTGGATTGTTCATTTACGTCTCGTTTTCGTTTCCAGGAAAAAGCACCTGCATTCTTCCGAAGATATTACTAGTAATGTCCAACCAACCGACCCTTCTTCGTGttcctcctcttcttcttcaGCTCCGCCTAAGTGGGACGTGTTCTTGAGCTTTTACGGAAAGGACACTCGCAGAGGCTTTACTTCACATCTTTACTCTGCTTTGGATCAACAAGGAATTCTTACCTTCAGAGATGATCCTGCTCTTGACAAGGGACAAGAAATTTCTTCTGCACTACTTGAAGCAATTAAACAATCGAAGATTTTCATCGTTGTTCTCTCGGAGAACTATGCTCGTTCGCCATGGTGCCTTAATGAGCTCGTACAGATCCTTAAATGCAAGACAACACAAATTCAGGTGATTCCTGTATTTTACTATGTTGATCCATCAGATGTTCGACACCAGAAGGGGAGTTTCAGGGAAGCTCTTAATGGCCATAGAAAGCGTCATTCCGTTGATATGATCGAGAAGTGGACATCAGCTCTTTCTGAAATTGCTGCACTATCAGGACACCGTCTCAGGAAAGAAGCGAATGA GAAAGAATCAGAAATCATTCAAAAAATTGTAGGGGATGTGGCATCACGAGCATCTACAACTGTGTTACACCAAGAGAAAAATCTATTTGGGATAGATTCTGCTGTCGAAGAAATATATCAATTACTAAGCATGGAGTCTGATGCTGTACGTGCCATTGGTATCTGTGGGATGGGCGGAATTGGGAAGACTACAATTGCTAAAGCTTTCTACAACAGATACTGTAACAAATTCGATATTAGCTGCTTTAGCGTAAATGTTAAACAACATTCACAAGGTGGTAGTTCTCTACTTCAATTACTTCAGCAACTATTGATTGATCTTCTCCGAAAAAAGGATTATAAGATTCCTGATGTTGAAAGTGGAATTAGAAAACTGACACACATTCTTCATTCTAAGAGAGCTCTCATCGTTCTGGATGATTTGGACTGTGCAAACTATTCAGAATTGCTTGCGAGCATAGGCAACTTGTTTCCAGCTGGAAGTAAAATTATCATCACGACAAGAGATGCAAATCTGCTAAATAAATTAAAAGCAGATATATCAGAAGTTGATACATACATGGTGAAGACACTAGGAGAAATTGAGTCCTTGGAGCTTTTCAGCTATCACGCTTTTAGAAAATCAGTGCCGCCTGAAAGTTTCAAGGAGCTCTCCCTAAACTTTGTAACTCATGCCGGTGGTCTTCCATTAGCTCTTAAGGTGTTGGGGTCATCTTTACTGGGTAGGACGGATGAGTCATTCTGGAAAGAAAAGCTTGAAAAAGTTAAAGCAATCCCGGAGAATGATATACAGAAAATCCTTCAACTGAGCTACGATGAATTAGAGGATGAGACGCAGAAGAAAATTTTCCTCGATATTGCTTTCTTTGTCGGAAAGGACAAAGATGAGGCTACTGATGTTTTCAAATCTTGTGATTTCTTTCCTGGTGTTGGAATTCAAAATCTAGTGGACAGATGTCTAGTGACAATTGATGAAGATAATACGTTACAGATGCATAATCTTATCCAAGACATGGGAAGGGAACTTGGGAAGACTACACGCTTGTTCTTGAGAGGAAATGCCTGGAAGAGCTTGCAAAATCCAGAG GGAAAAAATAATGTTGAAGGCCTTATACTAGACTTGACAACTTCCACAAACAAGCAAATGAGTACAGTAATATTCCAAAGGATGCACAACTTGAGATTACTTCAAATAATTGATGCAAATGATATTACAGGAAGTTTTGAAAATTTACTTCCCAAATTAAGATGCATTAGGTGGCATTATTGTCCGTGGAAGTATTTGTCTTCTACCTTTTGTCCAGAAGATCTCGTCTCCTTTGACATGTCAGGTGGTAAATTCAAAAGATTATGGAAAGGACCAAAG CCCATCAAACAGATGAATTATCTCACTTGTTTGAATCTGAGCAAATGCTCTGATTTAAAACGATTACCTGATTCGTTGGGTGATATGAAGGCcttgaagaagattgatgcaAGTTGGACCGCAATTGAGAAACTGCCTGATTCAATTACTAAATTAAAGGGGTTGATTACATTGAAATTTTACAAATGCAAGAAGCTAAGAAAGTTACCTCAAGATATTGGGAATATGCAAGGCTTAGAGTATTTTGATGCACGTTTAACTGCAATTGAACAACTGCCAGATTCGTTTGGGGGCCTCGTCAATTTGGTTGAACTGGATTTGGCCTATTGCAAAAAGCTTAGAAATCTTCCAAATAGTATATGTAAGCTCAAGTTGCTTAAGGGACTATATTTGAGCTGTTGTTCAAACCTGGAGCAATTGCCTGAGCAATTGGGGAAGATGCAATCTTTAGAATACCTGTCTGCAGCTAACACAGCAATTGAACAACTGCCAGATTCTATTGAACTGCTGGGTAAGTTAAAAAGGTTGTATTTTACAGATTGCAAGAAGCTTAAATTTGTGCCTGCAAGTATCTGGAATCTTACCTCAGTTGAAGATTTAAGTCTTCACCCAGGGGAGACAGATGAAATCAGTTTGCCTGATTCAGTAAAAGATATGAACAAGTTATGGAATCTGAACCTGACTTGTAATGTAAGATTATGCCTGCCTATGATTTTATGTTTCCCTTCTTTGCAAATGTTAACTCTTACTGACGACGGACCGGTTCTCTCTTCGGCAATACCATTCAGCCTTTCTAAGCTTTTCAACCTACGATCTCTTACACTGAATAACTGTACAAGTCTTGGGTCCTCCCTTCCGGAACTTCCTTTGAATTTAAGAAATTTGAACATATATAATCACACGTCACTAGAACAACTACCTGATTTATCGAGCTTAGGAAAGTGTGTACACTTGAATATAAAGGGATGCATCAACCTTCAATCAATTTCGTTACTCCCTTCTCATCTTATATTACTTATCATTGAAAAATGCACAAGCCTACGAGATGTACCAGATCTGTCAATGTTGAAGGAATTGGAACGATTGAGTTTTCGCGGGTGCAACAATCTGAAATCAAGAAGTTTGGAACAGAGTTTCCTTGAG GTTAAACGACCATTTAAAGCTGATCTACCAAACACAGAGGTAGCAGAATGGTTCAACTATAAAAGCAGTGGGCATACAGTCTCTTTTCTTGTCCCGCCAAACTTCTCAGGTCTTGCACTCTGGGTTGTGTATACATGCAAACCCAGCAAACAGAAACAGAAGTGGGCAAACTTGAGAGCTGTTATTAGGAATGACACGGATGGTATAACAGAGAAATATCTTTTTGATGTACAACCCGTAGTCGGTGAATTACATGGCATTCTTGTCCGTGGACGCATATACCTTTTACATTTTGTCCACCTAAACTTGTCTCCTTCGATATGCCTTCAAGCAAATTCAAGATTTTGTGGAAGGGGCCAACG CCCATCAAACAGATGA
- the LOC141721665 gene encoding TMV resistance protein N-like isoform X10, whose amino-acid sequence MKQEIEPVGRDNFSSFTANLPNREVADLEDRFLGVALWIVHLRLVFVSRKKHLHSSEDITSNVQPTDPSSCSSSSSSAPPKWDVFLSFYGKDTRRGFTSHLYSALDQQGILTFRDDPALDKGQEISSALLEAIKQSKIFIVVLSENYARSPWCLNELVQILKCKTTQIQVIPVFYYVDPSDVRHQKGSFREALNGHRKRHSVDMIEKWTSALSEIAALSGHRLRKEANEKESEIIQKIVGDVASRASTTVLHQEKNLFGIDSAVEEIYQLLSMESDAVRAIGICGMGGIGKTTIAKAFYNRYCNKFDISCFSVNVKQHSQGGSSLLQLLQQLLIDLLRKKDYKIPDVESGIRKLTHILHSKRALIVLDDLDCANYSELLASIGNLFPAGSKIIITTRDANLLNKLKADISEVDTYMVKTLGEIESLELFSYHAFRKSVPPESFKELSLNFVTHAGGLPLALKVLGSSLLGRTDESFWKEKLEKVKAIPENDIQKILQLSYDELEDETQKKIFLDIAFFVGKDKDEATDVFKSCDFFPGVGIQNLVDRCLVTIDEDNTLQMHNLIQDMGRELGKTTRLFLRGNAWKSLQNPEGKNNVEGLILDLTTSTNKQMSTVIFQRMHNLRLLQIIDANDITGSFENLLPKLRCIRWHYCPWKYLSSTFCPEDLVSFDMSGGKFKRLWKGPKPIKQMNYLTCLNLRNCRGLKRLPESLGDMKALMKIDASWTAIEKLPDSITQLKGLIRLVLNRCKKLRKLPQDIGNMQGLEYFEAGDSAIEQLPDSFGGLVNLVVLYLSDCKKLRNLPNSICKLKLLKRLDLDQCSNLEQLPEQLGKMQCLETLYASDTAIEQVPDSIGLLGRLKWLDFRDCKKLKFVPESIWNLTSVEDLSLHPGETAEISLHDSAKDMNKLSELYLRCNVRLCLPMILCFSSLQSLTLTDEGQILSSAKPFSFSKLFNLEYLSLYNCTSLGSSLPGLPLNLEELNIYNHTSLEQLPDLSSLGKLRHLNIQGCINLQSISLLPSHLESLVIEECTSLRDVPDLSMLKELERLSFTGCNNLKSISLEQSFLQVCCCWSHNVTQSHFYILTF is encoded by the exons ATGAAGCAAGAAATTGAGCCT GTAGGACGAGACAACTTCTCTTCATTTACAGCCAATCTTCCAAACAGGGAGGTTGCAGACTTGGAAGATAGATTTTTAGGTGTTGCGCTCTGGATTGTTCATTTACGTCTCGTTTTCGTTTCCAGGAAAAAGCACCTGCATTCTTCCGAAGATATTACTAGTAATGTCCAACCAACCGACCCTTCTTCGTGttcctcctcttcttcttcaGCTCCGCCTAAGTGGGACGTGTTCTTGAGCTTTTACGGAAAGGACACTCGCAGAGGCTTTACTTCACATCTTTACTCTGCTTTGGATCAACAAGGAATTCTTACCTTCAGAGATGATCCTGCTCTTGACAAGGGACAAGAAATTTCTTCTGCACTACTTGAAGCAATTAAACAATCGAAGATTTTCATCGTTGTTCTCTCGGAGAACTATGCTCGTTCGCCATGGTGCCTTAATGAGCTCGTACAGATCCTTAAATGCAAGACAACACAAATTCAGGTGATTCCTGTATTTTACTATGTTGATCCATCAGATGTTCGACACCAGAAGGGGAGTTTCAGGGAAGCTCTTAATGGCCATAGAAAGCGTCATTCCGTTGATATGATCGAGAAGTGGACATCAGCTCTTTCTGAAATTGCTGCACTATCAGGACACCGTCTCAGGAAAGAAGCGAATGA GAAAGAATCAGAAATCATTCAAAAAATTGTAGGGGATGTGGCATCACGAGCATCTACAACTGTGTTACACCAAGAGAAAAATCTATTTGGGATAGATTCTGCTGTCGAAGAAATATATCAATTACTAAGCATGGAGTCTGATGCTGTACGTGCCATTGGTATCTGTGGGATGGGCGGAATTGGGAAGACTACAATTGCTAAAGCTTTCTACAACAGATACTGTAACAAATTCGATATTAGCTGCTTTAGCGTAAATGTTAAACAACATTCACAAGGTGGTAGTTCTCTACTTCAATTACTTCAGCAACTATTGATTGATCTTCTCCGAAAAAAGGATTATAAGATTCCTGATGTTGAAAGTGGAATTAGAAAACTGACACACATTCTTCATTCTAAGAGAGCTCTCATCGTTCTGGATGATTTGGACTGTGCAAACTATTCAGAATTGCTTGCGAGCATAGGCAACTTGTTTCCAGCTGGAAGTAAAATTATCATCACGACAAGAGATGCAAATCTGCTAAATAAATTAAAAGCAGATATATCAGAAGTTGATACATACATGGTGAAGACACTAGGAGAAATTGAGTCCTTGGAGCTTTTCAGCTATCACGCTTTTAGAAAATCAGTGCCGCCTGAAAGTTTCAAGGAGCTCTCCCTAAACTTTGTAACTCATGCCGGTGGTCTTCCATTAGCTCTTAAGGTGTTGGGGTCATCTTTACTGGGTAGGACGGATGAGTCATTCTGGAAAGAAAAGCTTGAAAAAGTTAAAGCAATCCCGGAGAATGATATACAGAAAATCCTTCAACTGAGCTACGATGAATTAGAGGATGAGACGCAGAAGAAAATTTTCCTCGATATTGCTTTCTTTGTCGGAAAGGACAAAGATGAGGCTACTGATGTTTTCAAATCTTGTGATTTCTTTCCTGGTGTTGGAATTCAAAATCTAGTGGACAGATGTCTAGTGACAATTGATGAAGATAATACGTTACAGATGCATAATCTTATCCAAGACATGGGAAGGGAACTTGGGAAGACTACACGCTTGTTCTTGAGAGGAAATGCCTGGAAGAGCTTGCAAAATCCAGAG GGAAAAAATAATGTTGAAGGCCTTATACTAGACTTGACAACTTCCACAAACAAGCAAATGAGTACAGTAATATTCCAAAGGATGCACAACTTGAGATTACTTCAAATAATTGATGCAAATGATATTACAGGAAGTTTTGAAAATTTACTTCCCAAATTAAGATGCATTAGGTGGCATTATTGTCCGTGGAAGTATTTGTCTTCTACCTTTTGTCCAGAAGATCTCGTCTCCTTTGACATGTCAGGTGGTAAATTCAAAAGATTATGGAAAGGACCAAAG CCCATCAAACAGATGAATTATCTGACTTGTTTGAATCTGAGGAACTGCCGTGGTTTAAAACGATTACCTGAGTCGTTGGGTGATATGAAGGCCTTGATGAAAATTGATGCAAGTTGGACCGCAATTGAGAAACTGCCAGATTCAATTACTCAATTAAAGGGATTGATTAGATTAGTATTAAACAGATGCAAGAAGCTTAGAAAGTTACCTCAAGATATTGGGAACATGCAAGGCTTAGAGTATTTTGAGGCAGGTGATTCTGCAATTGAACAACTGCCAGATTCGTTTGGGGGCCTCGTCAATTTGGTTGTACTGTATTTGTCCGATTGCAAAAAGCTTAGAAATCTTCCAAATAGTATATGTAAGCTCAAGTTGCTTAAACGACTAGATCTGGACCAGTGTTCAAACCTGGAGCAATTGCCTGAGCAATTGGGGAAGATGCAATGTTTAGAAACGCTATATGCATCTGACACAGCAATTGAACAAGTGCCAGATTCTATTGGACTGCTGGGTCGGTTAAAATGGTTGGATTTTAGAGATTGCAAGAAGCTTAAATTTGTGCCTGAAAGTATCTGGAATCTTACCTCAGTTGAAGATTTAAGTCTTCACCCAGGGGAGACAGCTGAAATCAGTTTGCATGATTCAGCAAAAGATATGAACAAGTTAAGTGAGTTGTACCTGCGTTGTAATGTAAGATTATGCCTGCCTATGATTCTATGTTTCTCTTCTTTGCAAAGCTTAACACTTACTGACGAGGGACAGATTCTCTCTTCGGCAAAACCATTCAGCTTTTCTAAGCTTTTCAACCTAGAATATCTTTCATTGTATAACTGTACAAGTCTTGGGTCCTCCCTTCCGGGGCTTCCTTTGAATCTAGAAGAGTTGAACATATATAATCACACATCACTAGAACAACTACCTGATTTATCGAGCTTAGGAAAGTTGCGACACTTGAATATACAGGGATGCATCAACCTTCAATCAATCTCGTTACTCCCTTCTCATCTTGAATCCCTTGTCATTGAAGAATGCACAAGCCTACGAGATGTACCAGATCTGTCGATGTTGAAGGAATTGGAACGATTGAGTTTTACCGGGTGCAACAATCTGAAATCAATAAGTTTGGAACAGAGTTTCCTTCAGGTTTGCTGCTGTTGGTCTCACAATGTCACACAATCACacttctatatacttacatttTGA
- the LOC141721665 gene encoding TMV resistance protein N-like isoform X6: MEISKQVVLTLAVLVLTILAIIIRNVSIKKHRPSSKDTTSNLQSADPYCSSTSSSSPLTWDVFLSFHGKDTRNNFTSHLYSALNQAGIRTFKDDHALEKGQEISPTLLDAIRNSNMFIVVLSENYARSRWCLDELAEILKCDRTINQVVPVFYYVDPSDVRHQKGSFGKALDCHKKRCSSEMIVKWKSSLSEIAKLTGHHLRKEANEKESEIIQKIVGDVASRASTTVLHQEKNLFGIDSAVEEIYQLLSMESDAVRAIGICGMGGIGKTTIAKAFYNRYCNKFDISCFSVNVKQHSQGGSSLLQLLQQLLIDLLRKKDYKIPDVESGIRKLTHILHSKRALIVLDDLDCANYSELLASIGNLFPAGSKIIITTRDANLLNKLKADISEVDTYMVKTLGEIESLELFSYHAFRKSVPPESFKELSLNFVTHAGGLPLALKVLGSSLLGRTDESFWKEKLEKVKAIPENDIQKILQLSYDELEDETQKKIFLDIAFFVGKDKDEATDVFKSCDFFPGVGIQNLVDRCLVTIDEDNTLQMHNLIQDMGRELGKTTRLFLRGNAWKSLQNPEGKNNVEGLILDLTTSTNKQMSTVIFQRMHNLRLLQIIDANDITGSFENLLPKLRCIRWHYCPWKYLSSTFCPEDLVSFDMSGGKFKRLWKGPKPIKQMNYLTCLNLSKCSDLKRLPDSLGDMKALKKIDASWTAIEKLPDSITKLKGLITLKFYKCKKLRKLPQDIGNMQGLEYFDARLTAIEQLPDSFGGLVNLVELDLAYCKKLRNLPNSICKLKLLKGLYLSCCSNLEQLPEQLGKMQSLEYLSAANTAIEQLPDSIELLGKLKRLYFTDCKKLKFVPASIWNLTSVEDLSLHPGETDEISLPDSVKDMNKLWNLNLTCNVRLCLPMILCFPSLQMLTLTDDGPVLSSAIPFSLSKLFNLRSLTLNNCTSLGSSLPELPLNLRNLNIYNHTSLEQLPDLSSLGKCVHLNIKGCINLQSISLLPSHLILLIIEKCTSLRDVPDLSMLKELERLSFRGCNNLKSRSLEQSFLEVKRPFKADLPNTEVAEWFNYKSSGHTVSFLVPPNFSGLALWVVYTCKPSKQKQKWANLRAVIRNDTDGITEKYLFDVQPVVGELHGILVRGRIYLLHFVHLNLSPSICLQANSRFCGRGQRPSNR, translated from the exons ATGGAAATTTCAAAACAAGTAGTTTTAACTTTGGCTGTGCTAGTGCTCACTATACTTGCCATCATCATCCGTAACGTTTCCATTAAGAAGCACCGTCCATCTTCCAAGGATACCACTAGTAATCTCCAGTCAGCTGACCCTTATTGTTCTTCAACCTCTTCTTCATCTCCACTTACATGGGATGTCTTCCTTAGCTTTCATGGCAAGGATACTCGCAATAACTTTACTTCACATCTTTACTCTGCTTTAAATCAAGCTGGTATTCGAACCTTCAAAGATGATCATGCACTTGAAAAGGGCCAAGAAATTTCACCCACTCTACTTGACGCAATTAGAAATTCAAATATGTTTATCGTTGTTCTCTCGGAGAACTATGCTCGTTCCCGATGGTGTCTTGACGAGCTTGCGGAGATCCTTAAGTGTGATAGAACAATAAATCAGGTTGTTCCTGTTTTTTACTATGTCGATCCATCAGATGTTCGGCACCAGAAAGGGAGTTTTGGGAAAGCTCTTGATTGCCATAAAAAGCGTTGTTCCTCTGAAATGATTGTGAAGTGGAAGTCCTCTCTTTCTGAAATTGCTAAGCTTACAGGACACCATCTGAGAAAAGAAGCAAATGA GAAAGAATCAGAAATCATTCAAAAAATTGTAGGGGATGTGGCATCACGAGCATCTACAACTGTGTTACACCAAGAGAAAAATCTATTTGGGATAGATTCTGCTGTCGAAGAAATATATCAATTACTAAGCATGGAGTCTGATGCTGTACGTGCCATTGGTATCTGTGGGATGGGCGGAATTGGGAAGACTACAATTGCTAAAGCTTTCTACAACAGATACTGTAACAAATTCGATATTAGCTGCTTTAGCGTAAATGTTAAACAACATTCACAAGGTGGTAGTTCTCTACTTCAATTACTTCAGCAACTATTGATTGATCTTCTCCGAAAAAAGGATTATAAGATTCCTGATGTTGAAAGTGGAATTAGAAAACTGACACACATTCTTCATTCTAAGAGAGCTCTCATCGTTCTGGATGATTTGGACTGTGCAAACTATTCAGAATTGCTTGCGAGCATAGGCAACTTGTTTCCAGCTGGAAGTAAAATTATCATCACGACAAGAGATGCAAATCTGCTAAATAAATTAAAAGCAGATATATCAGAAGTTGATACATACATGGTGAAGACACTAGGAGAAATTGAGTCCTTGGAGCTTTTCAGCTATCACGCTTTTAGAAAATCAGTGCCGCCTGAAAGTTTCAAGGAGCTCTCCCTAAACTTTGTAACTCATGCCGGTGGTCTTCCATTAGCTCTTAAGGTGTTGGGGTCATCTTTACTGGGTAGGACGGATGAGTCATTCTGGAAAGAAAAGCTTGAAAAAGTTAAAGCAATCCCGGAGAATGATATACAGAAAATCCTTCAACTGAGCTACGATGAATTAGAGGATGAGACGCAGAAGAAAATTTTCCTCGATATTGCTTTCTTTGTCGGAAAGGACAAAGATGAGGCTACTGATGTTTTCAAATCTTGTGATTTCTTTCCTGGTGTTGGAATTCAAAATCTAGTGGACAGATGTCTAGTGACAATTGATGAAGATAATACGTTACAGATGCATAATCTTATCCAAGACATGGGAAGGGAACTTGGGAAGACTACACGCTTGTTCTTGAGAGGAAATGCCTGGAAGAGCTTGCAAAATCCAGAG GGAAAAAATAATGTTGAAGGCCTTATACTAGACTTGACAACTTCCACAAACAAGCAAATGAGTACAGTAATATTCCAAAGGATGCACAACTTGAGATTACTTCAAATAATTGATGCAAATGATATTACAGGAAGTTTTGAAAATTTACTTCCCAAATTAAGATGCATTAGGTGGCATTATTGTCCGTGGAAGTATTTGTCTTCTACCTTTTGTCCAGAAGATCTCGTCTCCTTTGACATGTCAGGTGGTAAATTCAAAAGATTATGGAAAGGACCAAAG CCCATCAAACAGATGAATTATCTCACTTGTTTGAATCTGAGCAAATGCTCTGATTTAAAACGATTACCTGATTCGTTGGGTGATATGAAGGCcttgaagaagattgatgcaAGTTGGACCGCAATTGAGAAACTGCCTGATTCAATTACTAAATTAAAGGGGTTGATTACATTGAAATTTTACAAATGCAAGAAGCTAAGAAAGTTACCTCAAGATATTGGGAATATGCAAGGCTTAGAGTATTTTGATGCACGTTTAACTGCAATTGAACAACTGCCAGATTCGTTTGGGGGCCTCGTCAATTTGGTTGAACTGGATTTGGCCTATTGCAAAAAGCTTAGAAATCTTCCAAATAGTATATGTAAGCTCAAGTTGCTTAAGGGACTATATTTGAGCTGTTGTTCAAACCTGGAGCAATTGCCTGAGCAATTGGGGAAGATGCAATCTTTAGAATACCTGTCTGCAGCTAACACAGCAATTGAACAACTGCCAGATTCTATTGAACTGCTGGGTAAGTTAAAAAGGTTGTATTTTACAGATTGCAAGAAGCTTAAATTTGTGCCTGCAAGTATCTGGAATCTTACCTCAGTTGAAGATTTAAGTCTTCACCCAGGGGAGACAGATGAAATCAGTTTGCCTGATTCAGTAAAAGATATGAACAAGTTATGGAATCTGAACCTGACTTGTAATGTAAGATTATGCCTGCCTATGATTTTATGTTTCCCTTCTTTGCAAATGTTAACTCTTACTGACGACGGACCGGTTCTCTCTTCGGCAATACCATTCAGCCTTTCTAAGCTTTTCAACCTACGATCTCTTACACTGAATAACTGTACAAGTCTTGGGTCCTCCCTTCCGGAACTTCCTTTGAATTTAAGAAATTTGAACATATATAATCACACGTCACTAGAACAACTACCTGATTTATCGAGCTTAGGAAAGTGTGTACACTTGAATATAAAGGGATGCATCAACCTTCAATCAATTTCGTTACTCCCTTCTCATCTTATATTACTTATCATTGAAAAATGCACAAGCCTACGAGATGTACCAGATCTGTCAATGTTGAAGGAATTGGAACGATTGAGTTTTCGCGGGTGCAACAATCTGAAATCAAGAAGTTTGGAACAGAGTTTCCTTGAG GTTAAACGACCATTTAAAGCTGATCTACCAAACACAGAGGTAGCAGAATGGTTCAACTATAAAAGCAGTGGGCATACAGTCTCTTTTCTTGTCCCGCCAAACTTCTCAGGTCTTGCACTCTGGGTTGTGTATACATGCAAACCCAGCAAACAGAAACAGAAGTGGGCAAACTTGAGAGCTGTTATTAGGAATGACACGGATGGTATAACAGAGAAATATCTTTTTGATGTACAACCCGTAGTCGGTGAATTACATGGCATTCTTGTCCGTGGACGCATATACCTTTTACATTTTGTCCACCTAAACTTGTCTCCTTCGATATGCCTTCAAGCAAATTCAAGATTTTGTGGAAGGGGCCAACG CCCATCAAACAGATGA